The genomic stretch GTATCGTCTAGGTGTTCCGTTATTCGCGGTATCTAGGCCCTATCCGGCTTGCTCTtgggtttttgctgaggatgtttttggggaccacgctgtttcttgtactggtactgtgggcgttaaacatcggcatagcCTTGTctgggacactcttttcgacatctgctatagatctggtattactgcgggaaaggaggttgatatcggtttggttgatggacatggtggctctcttcgtcctgcggatttattcctttcttcttgggacagggggcgtgatgtgtgcgttgacttgacaggttcttctcctttgactcagactggaatggcggattttgtgcctggccgggttgtcgttgatgctgctcagcgaaagtgtgctaagtatggggatttgtgcgcggtggcgggttacggtttccttcctttctctttctcttcacttggggagctgggttcggatgctgttgccttgctcaagcggatccagaaattcttggtatctcaggatgcgggggctcgggtggccgcttacatttttactagacttagctttgctattgctaagggtgtgggagcccagattgtatctcggctccccaccaatttcatgtaaacttttatttttattttaatgaaagctgcgcgcattttataataataataataataataataataataataataataataataataataataataataataataataataataataataataataataataataataataaaaacgtTATTTGAATTAGATTGTAAGAGAGTAAGTAGGTGTGTTGTGTTGTCGAAATCGGGTTGGTCCGAAATAAAATAGCTTTACAAGAGAAATGCGACGAtctttgctagacggaaataTGTCTATGACTTAAgacggaaatattattattatcacctaTTATTAATATCCGAGTAtccaactatatatatatatatatatatatatatatatatatatatatatatatatatatatatatatatatatatatatatatatatatatataataacctttaatatattacttttataagtcatgtttaaaatgaaattaatgaaattaaataattcaaaaatataaaataaaataattgaacggttaaataaattataaatgtcaaaatgagaaattcgtgggtgttacaatcaccccaccttttaaaaagtttcgtcctcgaaacttgaaagtagaacatgaaaggttataaagataaagccggacttttttttttaaatcggtAACTAAAATATTAAAAGGTTTGTCAGTGTATGAATCAAAATTCCTTCAAAACTCTCAAGTAAAAATTTTCAACGGTACCAGATTctcgtcaaaggaacggaagagttctcgttgcgcattcaagaacgcTAACATCCCAAATCAAAGACAAGGTTAAAACAAAATCATTTGCcgataagcgtagaacaagttattagacgtctcaaataacgagttctaacatcccatcaacgtcAAAACCAAAAGAAAATGATGATCCACttaaattttcttttgaaaaAGCCAAATTGAAAGTAAAGTATACATTTTCAAACTCTAAAAGTAGTCAAGTTTTTGAAAGTGCAACACTAAACTTCGAcgaagaataaaaaaaataagcCAAAATAGAATTCGGGCAGAACGAAAAGCATCTCGGATATCACGATCACGAAAGGAGCACAACGAAACGAGAGAGAAGGGTATGAAAGACAAAGCTTATGATCAAAGAGGAGGGGAAAACTAGGCAACAAGGAACGCCATTCGCAAAACTTTCCAATAACGTCACCCAACTCGATTTCTCGGGTACCTTCCATAGCTCTCGAGGTCTAAGCCACTATGGCAAACTACATCCAAAACCACTTATGAGCCAATTCTCAAGACAAACTTATACTCGGCGATCATAACTTAGCTATTTACCAACTTAGGAGCCTTACAAACACCTCCCATAAAATCAAGGTCCAAACCACTAACGTCACAAATCTAGGAGTCTCTCAACCTAGTAGAATGTTCTTTGCACTTTCTAACGTCCCAAATCAAAATCTCGTTATACACTCTAAATCACAAGTATAAGCGATTATATTCACCAAACAATACATGCTACCCACCTCAAGGCAATGGGTTAACCACTCAAATTTCAAGCTTACATATCTCAATGTTCACTAACCTTACCTAATCACAACATTTCACATCCTTAAACATTATACCTCAAGAGGGGAGAATTACAAGATCCCAAGTAGAATTATACCATGCATAGGGCTAAGAGACAACCATCCAAATCATCTAACCCAACTAAGTTAGAAATCCATTGAGCCCAACTTATAATATCATCCCACAAACACCGTAAAGTGAATACCCCAATGAGAATCCAGTAATTAGTACAACTCTCGCCTAACAAATTCCTTAGGTGACCATTAGAACACTCACAAGAGTCTACCGACTACACTTACCTCATGCTCAACTAGAACTTCCAAGTAACACTCACATCACCAATCCCCTAAACATGAAGCTATCGAGAGGGTACACTACCACTTCTATTAGGGCTCTATCAAAATTCTAATTCCCATATTGCACGGTCAAAAGCACATACAAATTCTCACACCCAATTCCGACAAACTCAAAGCTAAAAAATCCCCAAAACACACTCCACTCCTCCGCAACGTAGACAACAAGGGGATAAAGGGTAACCACGGGATAAGGAACGATAAGGGATTTCAAAAAGGAACGTATGAGAATGACAAGTTACGAAACTAAAAGAGTCAGATTCAAATGATGACGGCTAACAAGAAGTAAGAGATACTAGAGTTAGGGAGATATTTGAGGCAAGGAGAGGAAAAGTAAACTTACGTATAAAGGTAAGTTCCACAAAGCGTTAGTCTCACATATAACTCAAAACTTATGCGCACTCGATTCCACAATTCAATTACACTCTCCGACAATATCACTACTCACCACTAATGGATATGGCTCGGTTTAAGACAATTTCCTCAAAATCAATTTAACTCAATCAAGGTGACCTTTCCACAAAACAAGGGGAGGTTTCCACAAGGGGTCTCATAAGAAGAGAAGGTACCAAGGCTAAGTCGGAAAGAAGAATAAAGAGTTACCAAGGTGTGAGAAAAGAGGAATTGGAGAAGCAAACAAGTATCCGGattagaagattaatgcaagatacACTAATAACGGAAAGAATCTTCGGTAaagtagaaacattcttcaaaATGTAGAACAAATATTCAAtcttcggcaataggcaccaaatcttgatcaccatACGGGTAAGCTCATGGTTTGTTGATCCCAGGCACAAGAAAAATAattattgacaatcaacaaacatgttagaacctaacaaaaagcaaacacactacagactaccaccttaggtccttacgtctacccatctctcattcattattcaaggtcaagttcaaatttaaatttgagatacacgtgtgtgcgtcgggagcaacataggctctgataccaactgtgaatcCCCGTGTTAATGCGGAAAATATAGCTTATAAAATGAAGCGGAAATTAGGACATTTTTTGAagcttttaaagtttaaagcgcgggttcattaaaacctaaaaTATAAATAGAGAATGTGGAAGTAAagatttaaattatacaaacgtgatagtcaaggtgagggaaaatatatccctcgaatgacaaatgataaaaggtgagtctaagcaattctactaaaccgactactagtccaaggtgctcgctagctcacacgtctaaaccccacaaatgcatcttcacaaacctgtcattcatgtaaacaagaaagccacagtcagtggggagtaactcagggttctcccagccacattatgttAAAATAAACGTAACAAGGAACTCAGTTAAGCAAGGCGTAGAAAATAATGGTAATCAACGTGAATGAATAAATGCCATTGAATAAAACTTGCCAATTGACTAAAAATAATTAAAGTGACTAATATTAGCAAAACATAAATTCATCCAATTCTGTCAGACATTTGAATAAGAAAAGGCGAGTAACTGTTAAATAATTATGGACACGCATCCCAAGTAAAAATAACATATGCAACCATccataatgcaagacatttatcactcttagactatcATTTCCCCGGGTaagactacgataataatacggtcctagtctaaatcttgCATCTACACGCGCAAAACGAGGAAACTTAGTGAAACCCGAACCCTAAGGAGGGACGGCAGACAGGAAAATGGAGGAAAGCGGAGACCTTTCGTACCTCGAAAGATGAAGAACAGAAATGAGAAGCTAATGGCGTAAAGATTAGCAAAAATGGTTGAGGAATGAAGTCGGGATCTCGGGTTGAAGGTGGGCGATTTAATGGCGTTGCTGAGGTTTGCTGCTACTGCTTCTTATTGTTGCTGTTGTGATGTTTTTCGAAAAGAGGAAAGTGTGGGTGTGAGGTGGAGTGAGGGACGGGTGGtgtaccaataataataataataataataataataataataataataataataataataataataataataataataataataataataataataataataataataataataataataataataataatatatatataataacctttaatatattacttttataagtcatgtttaaaatgaaattaatgaaattaaataattcaaaaatataaaataaaataattgaacggttaaataaattataaatgtccaAATGAGAAATTCACGGGTGTTACATCTCCTCCGCATGTCGTGGTTGATAATGATAAGTCTAGACAGGCTAGCAAAAGAAAGAGACAGGATGAGTTCTGAAGGAGTTGGAGCTGTTGGTGAAGGTGTGAGCGAGGTCAGGGAGGTCAGGGCCAGCCTTGCTGATATACAGTTTGCTAAGGAGCAGATCCAGGCTCATtccttcttggttgatgatcctTACTATGTGTATCAGGCTGAGGAATTGTCTACTCAGGCAGTATCTGCTATGTATCGTTCCAGGGACTGTGCTGCTAATTTGGTTGGTATGCTGCATGAGGTATGATtcttttttcctttgttttattttGCTTACTCGTTTTCTTCCCCTACTCGCCTGATTCGTGATTTCCTTGTAGAATATAAATAATATGCTGAGGGGCGCCTGTGATCTGAAGTCTTCAAACGCCAAGAATAATACCTTGGACTGGGAGGTCCAGTGCCTGAAGAAGAATGCTGAATCTTTGAAGACTGAATTGGTAGTGttgaaaggagataatgaggctaTGAAGAAGGAGAATGAGCCAGGCAAGGCCTAATTGGTTGTTGAAACATCCAAGCTGGGGTCTGCCCAGAATGCTATAAAATCCATCCAGGCTAAACTTGCTACTGTCCAGGATTAGTTGAAGGCTAAAAAGCAGGCTATTCAGGATCTCTTGAAGGCAAATGAAGAGTTGGCTGTTGAGAGGGATACGGTGCAGAGCAGGTAAAAGATGCTActttgtatttctttggcaagggtcgtgttgATGCTATGAAGGAGCCTATTGAGATCAGGCCGTACTGGAACCCGGAGCAGGAAATGGCTGACCTTAGTGCTACATATCCTGACCTTTACAAACTGCATGCTGATGATGAGGTCAATTCTCCTCCAACTAAAGACAAGAGCGATATggctgatgaggatgaggatgacgaAGAGGATGAGGCTGCTGATGAAGGCATAAGTTCTGCTACTGCCTCCAGGGCAGGTTGATAGTTTTATCCAGGATAACTTTTTTGGCCTATCCGGGGGGAGGAGTTCCCTGGACAAACTTTGAATTTCATTCTAGCCGGTCTTTgtcccatccaggggggatgttccctgaaaAAACTTTGTCTTTGCTCTTCTCTAATTAAAAATGCAATTGAAGTTGCTTTTTGATTTCCACGGTGTGCTCAGTCTGGTTAGATAATGCATGTTAAGATAATGCAATTTGAAGTATTCTCTTGTTAAgataatgcctgtcaggagggcttatggcccccCTCAGTCCGTTTAGGGACTTGTGGCCCTCAGCCTGTCTGGAGGACTTTTTTTAGTAGGAAGGATAGTTGCCTATCAGTAGGGATGGCAGTCCCACCTTTACCCTGTGGATATCCATCCACCCGAAATTAAATGGATGGGATATAGATGAcggatttttttcaaatttaggGTAAGATATGGATATGGGTGAAtttagggtgggatatggattatCGTATCTCACCCGCTTAACCACCTTGTGTATATccgaaattaatatttataattaattttttattaagtTAATAATTATTTAAGTCATTAATGATTTCCCTTCGaaagtatattttttttaatcAGAAATTTCCTTAATTTTGATATCATACTGTTATTTAGGGAAAGTAAAACTTGTGTTTATGTGgatattgttattttcactaatcaaagtaacttacttttgttagtttaatcaataatatAATGCGTTGGTGGTTTCTTTGTAGTTGGCGTGGCGTATTTGTATGGTCATTTGCTTAATTACTTTGCAAAGACACTTTGTTGTTGGATATATGCTGGGTTGCTATTTCCTAACAAGTATTGTTACTTGAACTAGGTATGCCTTTTAATTTTATCGCCACAATTTTTTTACGATATAttatctttaaattttataagttGTGAAAATATCCAACGGGTACCCGCTCCCACCCGCTTCACccggtggatatggatatggatagatgaaaaaatattaaatggATGAGAGTGGGAGATATTCCAGGATCTAGGGATTATTCCTCCGTGCAGGGTCTGGAGTCTGTAAGCTCCCTGCcctactattgagtcaatcaggtaaggtccttcccatgtaggggtAAGTTTGCTGGCATTCTTGTCTTTTATATTTGGGAAGACTTTTCATAGGACTAGGTCCCCTTCCCTGAATACTTTGATGTTTAAGTTTTTATTATAGCTTCCGGCTACCGTTTGTTGGTAGGAAGTTATTCTGATTTTGACTGCATCTATCAGCTCTTTAGCTAGGGTCAAGCTATCTTGCATCAACGGTTGGTTCTCCTCAATAGTATTTAGGCTGCACCTGGTAGTTGGTACATGGATCTCTGCTGAAattactgcttcacagccatagaccaggaAGTAAGGTGTCTGGCCTGTTGATGTTTTAGGTGTAGTCCTGTCAGCCCAGAGAACTAGAGGGAGTTTTTCGGCCCATATGCCTTTTCTTTGCTTTAGCTTCTTCTTTGGGCAGCTAATTACCACTTTCTTGctggattcagcctggccattggCTTTTGAATAGCCTGGTGTGGAGGTCACCATATTAATATTCCATTGTGCATAGAAAGCTATTGTTCTTTTTCAtacaaattgtgtgccattgtcacaaactatttctgaGGGGATGCCATATTGGCATATGATATGGATGGTCAGAGGCTGAAATGGAATGTAATAGCTCAAATGGTTGATGAATGAACGGGGAGTGAAgttgacaggcttcacatttcaAGCTATAAGCTAGGCAGTCAGCCCTTAAtgttggccagaagtagcctgtcctTAGAACTTTGCTTCCCAGGCTTCTGCCTCCTTTGTGGTTTCCACAGTATCCGTCATGTATGTCCTCAATAACTTGTTTGGCCTCATGTGGTTCTAGGCATCGCAGGTAGGGTCCAGcttgagactttttaaacaatgtGTTATTTATGATGGTGTAAGTAGAAGCTTTAATTTTAAGGGCCCTTGCTTCATGCCTGTCTTGGGGTAAAATCCCCTgcaagaaccaatcatagtatagTTTGGTCCAGGAGTTCGTGTCCTCAATGATGGGACAAGTTTGGCCAGGCCTTGGAATGGTTGGTTCAAGCAGGTGAACAATGGTTCTCTTATCAAATATAGCAGGGCcgaaatttgatcccaggctggctagggcatcagcctgggtgtttaTGTCTCTTGGTATctgatcaatgtcaaatgaactaaaATTTTTGCAAAGGTCTTTGACATATTCTAGATATAGAATCATTTTTGAATCATTTGCAGCATAGGTTCCTTTAACTTGATTTGAAATTAAAagtgagtcagtttttaccttaaGATTTTGCACGCCAAgatctatacataccttgagtccagctatcagggcttcatattcagcttcattgtttgttgc from Silene latifolia isolate original U9 population chromosome 5, ASM4854445v1, whole genome shotgun sequence encodes the following:
- the LOC141655391 gene encoding uncharacterized protein LOC141655391, producing MVTSTPGYSKANGQAESSKKVVISCPKKKLKQRKGIWAEKLPLVLWADRTTPKTSTGQTPYFLVYGCEAVISAEIHVPTTRCSLNTIEENQPLMQDSLTLAKELIDAVKIRITSYQQTVAGSYNKNLNIKVFREGDLVL